A genomic region of Verrucomicrobiota bacterium contains the following coding sequences:
- a CDS encoding sulfatase-like hydrolase/transferase: MSEKPNVLLISTDHWPASFMGCAGHRAIQTPTLDQLAANGTRFTNTYAECPVCIPARRTLMTGTTPKTHGDRVFHETMPMPNLPTMAGTFRDAGYQAYAVGKLHVYPQRNRIGFDDVILDEEGRQIYGVVDDYELFLGDQGYAGRFFEHGMSNNEYSYRPWFFPEETHATNWAANQMCRVIKRKDPNRPAFWYLSFRHPHPPLLPVQSYLDMYRDMGIEIDLPYIGDWTRMNDPCFSLQVDFDRGRKFSEEQIRGARLAFYALCTQIDHQLRVVIGTLREEGLLDNTIICFTSDHGDMLGNHNMWAKRTFYENSANIPMLLMGVKGDKRVGHHREDNRLVGWQDVMPTLLDLAGIDIPDTVDGVSMVGEVKRDYFYGECDEGLRATRMIRNDRYKLIYYSVGNFSLLFDLDEDPKEMNNLADSLEHADVLKDLKEKLITELYGEDESWVKDGELVGLPNRNYTPGPNRGLTSQRGAHWPPPPASNIPQMEWYHADEK, from the coding sequence ATGTCGGAAAAACCCAACGTACTCCTCATTTCCACCGATCACTGGCCAGCTTCCTTTATGGGGTGTGCAGGGCATCGTGCAATTCAAACGCCAACCCTCGATCAACTGGCGGCAAACGGTACCAGGTTTACCAATACCTATGCGGAATGTCCCGTGTGTATTCCGGCTCGGCGAACGCTGATGACGGGCACTACTCCCAAAACACATGGCGACCGCGTTTTTCATGAAACCATGCCGATGCCCAATCTTCCTACTATGGCAGGGACATTCAGGGATGCCGGATATCAGGCTTACGCAGTTGGGAAATTGCATGTTTATCCTCAACGTAACCGAATTGGATTCGATGATGTGATTCTCGATGAAGAGGGTCGGCAGATTTATGGAGTGGTGGATGACTATGAGTTGTTTCTGGGAGATCAAGGTTATGCAGGTCGGTTCTTTGAGCATGGCATGAGTAACAATGAATACAGTTATCGACCCTGGTTTTTCCCCGAAGAGACACATGCAACCAATTGGGCAGCCAATCAGATGTGTCGTGTGATTAAGCGTAAGGACCCAAATCGGCCTGCATTCTGGTATTTATCGTTCCGTCATCCTCATCCGCCCTTGTTACCGGTACAAAGCTACTTGGACATGTACCGTGATATGGGAATTGAAATCGATTTACCCTATATCGGTGATTGGACTAGGATGAATGATCCTTGTTTCAGTTTGCAGGTGGATTTCGACCGAGGCAGAAAATTTTCTGAAGAACAGATTCGAGGAGCCCGGCTAGCCTTTTATGCGCTTTGTACTCAGATTGACCACCAATTACGTGTAGTGATTGGTACCCTCCGGGAAGAGGGATTGTTGGATAACACAATTATATGTTTCACATCGGATCATGGGGATATGTTGGGGAATCACAATATGTGGGCCAAGCGGACATTTTACGAAAACTCGGCAAATATCCCTATGCTGCTTATGGGCGTGAAAGGTGATAAACGAGTAGGGCACCATCGCGAAGATAACCGTTTGGTTGGTTGGCAGGACGTGATGCCTACCTTACTTGATCTTGCGGGTATCGATATTCCAGATACTGTTGACGGTGTCTCCATGGTAGGTGAGGTGAAACGTGACTATTTCTATGGTGAGTGCGATGAAGGACTTCGGGCAACCCGCATGATCCGCAATGATCGTTATAAACTGATTTATTATAGCGTTGGAAACTTCAGTCTTCTTTTTGATTTGGACGAGGATCCAAAAGAAATGAACAACCTTGCTGACTCTCTTGAACACGCCGATGTACTGAAAGATTTGAAAGAAAAGTTGATCACCGAGCTTTATGGTGAGGATGAATCCTGGGTGAAAGATGGCGAGCTGGTTGGGCTTCCCAACCGGAACTATACCCCTGGTCCCAACCGTGGATTGACTAGTCAACGCGGTGCTCATTGGCCGCCTCCGCCTGCCTCCAATATACCGCAAATGGAATGGTATCATGCCGACGAAAAATAG
- a CDS encoding TauD/TfdA family dioxygenase, translating into MGLRITKLNDLFAAEVEGIDLARPIDDDVFDQLESAFYEHSVLIFRDQNLTEQQHIEFSKKFGPLEPTMVNDPSGGGGWINRISNVDTKGNIIPPSDKSMLYLKGNLLWHSDSSYKKVPSRGALLYALEIPSQGGETEYASMKAGYSALPEEKKKLFQDLVAEHSLLYSRNKISPGLMDTDFQNEVPPVPQKLIRDIPETGEKTLFLGAHASHILGWSIEEGRALLNELLEWTTQSRFVYRHSWKPGDLVMWDNRCSLHRGRPWDAENARRVLRRTTLLGDGPTV; encoded by the coding sequence ATGGGCCTAAGAATAACAAAGCTGAACGATTTATTTGCCGCCGAGGTTGAAGGCATTGATTTGGCACGGCCTATCGACGATGACGTTTTCGATCAGTTGGAAAGCGCCTTCTATGAACATTCTGTTCTCATTTTCCGCGATCAGAATCTCACGGAACAGCAACACATAGAATTTAGTAAAAAATTTGGTCCATTGGAGCCAACCATGGTAAACGACCCGAGTGGCGGCGGTGGTTGGATAAACAGAATTTCCAACGTCGATACCAAAGGAAACATCATTCCTCCATCAGACAAGTCCATGCTCTATCTCAAAGGAAATCTCCTTTGGCATTCCGATAGTTCATATAAGAAGGTGCCTTCCAGGGGTGCGCTTTTGTATGCCCTTGAGATTCCATCACAAGGCGGCGAAACGGAATACGCTTCGATGAAGGCTGGATATTCTGCCCTGCCGGAAGAGAAAAAGAAGCTATTTCAAGACTTGGTCGCAGAACACAGCTTACTCTATTCGCGTAATAAGATTTCTCCAGGATTAATGGACACAGATTTCCAAAATGAAGTGCCGCCCGTACCGCAGAAATTGATTCGGGATATTCCGGAGACAGGCGAGAAAACTCTCTTTCTAGGTGCTCATGCTTCTCATATTCTAGGATGGTCGATCGAAGAAGGCAGGGCTTTGTTAAACGAGCTACTTGAATGGACGACTCAATCACGATTTGTTTATCGGCATTCCTGGAAGCCTGGAGATTTAGTGATGTGGGATAATCGTTGCTCTTTACATCGTGGCCGGCCCTGGGATGCTGAAAATGCTCGACGGGTGTTGCGAAGAACAACACTCCTTGGTGATGGGCCAACCGTATAA
- a CDS encoding sulfatase-like hydrolase/transferase: protein MLTNNTLNILLGFLLFLSVSLSADDRPNIVLVMADDQGWGQMGYYNHPYLKTPNLDAMASHGLRFDRFYAGGPVCSPTRASVLTGRTHNRTGVWNHGAPLRLQEKTIAQALGDVGYATAHFGKWHLNGIRGPGVPVLGDDMTSPGEVGFQTWLTVTNFFDINPVMSRMGKFEEFEGDSSEIIVGEALKYMKKQKDDPFLTVIWYGSPHDPFVASEEDREPFKHLPEDFQHHHGELVALDRSMGTLRQGLRDLGIADNTLVWYCSDNGGLPAFSPLAVGGLRGHKTTIWEGGLRVPGIIEWPRVIKEGRVIKHPAGVVDMFPTILDILGVDISSMLRPNDGMSILHLIEGDASEVRPKPLGFHSEGRSAIVDNDYKLVIENIDNGVFQLFDLVLDPKESKNIFYEKPDVASDMVQKYVVFDASVQASIRGEDYPEGKVNPNQPPRVFWWEMESYEPYFEEWAKRPEYAPRLKSYINSKK from the coding sequence ATGCTCACAAATAACACCCTTAACATTCTACTCGGCTTCCTTCTTTTTTTGTCTGTGTCTTTATCTGCGGATGACCGACCGAATATCGTCCTCGTCATGGCCGACGACCAGGGTTGGGGCCAAATGGGTTATTACAATCATCCTTACCTGAAGACGCCAAATCTCGATGCCATGGCCAGCCATGGTTTGCGCTTTGATCGTTTCTATGCGGGCGGTCCGGTTTGCTCTCCTACACGTGCCAGTGTTCTGACTGGACGGACTCATAATAGAACGGGTGTTTGGAATCATGGAGCCCCGTTGCGTTTACAGGAAAAAACGATCGCACAGGCCTTGGGGGATGTCGGTTATGCAACTGCTCATTTTGGTAAATGGCACTTGAATGGTATTCGTGGGCCAGGAGTCCCGGTACTTGGAGATGACATGACAAGCCCAGGTGAGGTTGGTTTTCAAACCTGGTTAACTGTCACCAACTTTTTCGATATCAATCCGGTGATGAGCCGGATGGGAAAATTTGAAGAATTTGAAGGAGATTCTTCCGAAATAATCGTTGGCGAAGCGCTCAAATACATGAAGAAGCAAAAGGACGATCCATTCTTAACCGTTATTTGGTATGGGTCACCTCACGATCCATTTGTTGCGAGCGAAGAAGATCGGGAACCTTTTAAACATCTTCCTGAGGACTTTCAGCATCATCATGGCGAATTGGTTGCACTGGACCGGAGTATGGGGACGTTGAGACAAGGTCTTCGCGATCTCGGGATAGCTGATAACACTCTGGTCTGGTACTGCAGCGACAACGGTGGTTTGCCTGCTTTCAGTCCTCTCGCAGTGGGCGGACTTCGAGGACATAAGACAACTATCTGGGAGGGCGGGTTGCGTGTTCCTGGAATCATTGAATGGCCCCGTGTCATCAAGGAAGGCCGTGTCATTAAACATCCCGCCGGTGTGGTCGATATGTTTCCTACGATTTTGGATATCCTCGGTGTGGATATCTCATCCATGCTTCGGCCCAATGATGGCATGAGCATTCTTCATCTCATCGAAGGAGATGCATCCGAAGTGCGGCCGAAACCGCTCGGCTTTCATTCGGAAGGAAGGTCGGCCATAGTCGACAACGACTATAAGCTGGTCATCGAGAATATCGATAATGGCGTCTTTCAATTATTCGACCTCGTTCTTGATCCCAAGGAATCGAAAAACATTTTCTATGAGAAGCCGGATGTAGCTTCGGATATGGTTCAGAAGTATGTAGTCTTTGATGCCTCCGTCCAGGCCAGTATCAGAGGTGAAGATTACCCTGAAGGAAAAGTGAATCCAAACCAGCCACCGCGGGTATTCTGGTGGGAAATGGAGAGCTACGAACCCTATTTTGAGGAATGGGCGAAAAGACCCGAATATGCTCCACGCCTTAAGTCTTATATAAATTCGAAGAAATAG